In one window of Janthinobacterium sp. 1_2014MBL_MicDiv DNA:
- a CDS encoding uracil-DNA glycosylase yields the protein MTVPTLPASIADALSLAHASWRPILLRGLHAVMAADPAYLPALAVDDYLPTQGRLFAAFALPLAQVRHVLVGEGPYPRAESATGVCFMDGAVGSLWSATGLSKPVNRATSLRNFMKMLLVADGQLQGGDTSGVAMAPVAAAALLPGSGVIQTLPDLQRKMTEQGFLLLNAALVFRAHVPPVQDARGWLPFLQVVLEALARQGGADLPQLVLWGKIAELVKRLPVAASLPQVTAEHPYNLSFIGNGEMQALFGPMQLLRA from the coding sequence CCGCCAGCATCGCCGACGCCCTGTCCCTGGCGCATGCTTCCTGGCGCCCCATCCTGCTGCGCGGCCTGCACGCCGTGATGGCGGCCGATCCCGCCTACCTGCCGGCGCTGGCCGTCGACGATTACCTGCCCACGCAGGGCCGGCTGTTCGCCGCCTTTGCCCTGCCGCTGGCGCAGGTGCGCCATGTGCTGGTGGGCGAGGGGCCGTATCCGCGCGCCGAGAGCGCCACGGGCGTGTGTTTCATGGATGGCGCCGTCGGCAGCCTGTGGTCGGCCACGGGCCTGTCGAAGCCCGTCAACCGCGCCACCTCGCTGCGCAACTTCATGAAGATGCTGCTGGTGGCCGATGGCCAGCTGCAGGGCGGCGACACGTCCGGCGTCGCCATGGCGCCCGTGGCCGCCGCCGCGCTGCTGCCCGGCAGCGGCGTGATCCAGACCTTGCCCGACCTGCAGCGCAAGATGACGGAGCAGGGCTTTTTGCTGCTCAACGCGGCCCTCGTGTTCCGCGCCCATGTGCCGCCCGTGCAGGATGCGCGCGGCTGGCTGCCCTTCCTGCAGGTGGTGCTCGAGGCGCTGGCGCGGCAGGGTGGCGCGGATCTGCCGCAGCTGGTGCTGTGGGGCAAGATTGCCGAACTCGTCAAGCGCCTGCCGGTGGCCGCATCCTTGCCGCAGGTGACGGCCGAACATCCGTATAATCTGTCCTTTATCGGCAATGGCGAAATGCAGGCCCTGTTTGGCCCGATGCAGCTATTGCGTGCTTGA
- a CDS encoding NADAR family protein, protein MQISNVEELKAWIGAGGVPDYLYFWGHTPAQPQVADKSCFSQWFPSPFSLAGVTYATAEHYMMAQKAALFGDTAVQARIVAAGRPSEVKKLGREVANFDAKVWEAARAGIVFDGNFAKFSQKPALRKFLLGTGERIIVEASPVDRIWGVGLAADNPRIADPSRWDGLNLLGFELMKVRAALRG, encoded by the coding sequence ATGCAAATTAGTAACGTTGAAGAATTGAAGGCATGGATAGGCGCCGGCGGCGTGCCCGACTATCTGTATTTCTGGGGCCACACGCCGGCGCAGCCGCAGGTGGCCGATAAAAGCTGTTTCAGCCAGTGGTTTCCCTCGCCGTTCAGTCTGGCGGGCGTGACGTATGCGACGGCCGAGCATTACATGATGGCGCAAAAGGCGGCCCTGTTCGGCGATACGGCCGTGCAGGCGCGCATCGTGGCGGCCGGGCGGCCGTCGGAAGTGAAAAAGCTGGGGCGCGAGGTGGCCAATTTCGACGCCAAGGTGTGGGAGGCGGCGCGCGCCGGCATCGTCTTCGATGGCAATTTTGCCAAATTCTCGCAAAAGCCCGCCTTGCGCAAGTTTTTGCTGGGCACGGGCGAGCGCATCATCGTCGAAGCGAGCCCCGTCGACCGCATCTGGGGCGTGGGCCTGGCGGCGGACAATCCGCGCATCGCTGATCCGTCCCGCTGGGACGGCTTGAATCTGCTGGGTTTCGAACTGATGAAAGTGCGCGCCGCCCTGCGCGGCTGA
- the iscR gene encoding Fe-S cluster assembly transcriptional regulator IscR, with the protein MRLTTKGRFAVTAMIDLALRQGKGPVTLSGISQRQSISLSYLEQLFGKLRRHEIVESIRGPGGGYSLARRADKVTVADIIIAVDEPLDATQCGGKEHCHGADAATGARCMTHELWSTLNEKMVDYLDSVSLQDLVDQQRQKNAEQSVMVMHRNHAALG; encoded by the coding sequence ATGCGTCTGACTACAAAAGGCCGTTTTGCCGTGACAGCGATGATCGATCTTGCCCTGCGCCAGGGCAAGGGTCCGGTCACCTTGTCCGGCATCAGCCAGCGCCAGTCGATTTCCCTGTCCTACCTGGAACAGCTGTTCGGCAAGCTGCGCCGGCATGAGATCGTCGAATCGATCCGTGGTCCCGGCGGCGGCTACAGCCTGGCGCGCCGCGCCGACAAGGTGACGGTGGCCGACATCATCATCGCCGTCGACGAACCGCTGGATGCGACGCAGTGCGGCGGCAAGGAACATTGCCATGGCGCCGACGCGGCCACGGGCGCGCGCTGCATGACGCATGAATTGTGGTCCACACTCAACGAAAAAATGGTCGATTATCTGGATTCTGTGTCGCTGCAGGACCTGGTCGACCAGCAGAGACAAAAGAATGCCGAGCAAAGCGTGATGGTGATGCACCGTAACCACGCCGCCCTCGGTTGA
- a CDS encoding IscS subfamily cysteine desulfurase, with protein MNAPEKNVGQVHFETAPHFPIYMDYSATTPIDPRVADKMIPYLREQFGNPASRSHMYGWTAEKAVEEARGHVAALVNADPREIIWTSGATESNNLAIKGAAQFYKTKGKHIITVKTEHKSVLDTVRELERIGFEATYLEPQDNGLITVEQLAAAVRPDTILVSVMLVNNEIGVIQPIDEIGVFCRSKGIIFHCDAAQATGKVVIDLQKTKVDLMTFTAHKTYGPKGVGALYVCRKPRVRLEAQMHGGGHERGLRSGTLPTHQIVGMGEAFRIAKEEMDSEIGRIQALRDRLAKGLQEIEEVYINGDMEHRVPHNLNVSFNYVEGESLIMAIKDIAVSSGSACTSASLEPSYVLRALGRSDELAHSSIRFTIGRFSTEEDIDFAVNLLKSKVHKLRDLSPLWDMFKEGIDINSIQWAAH; from the coding sequence ATGAACGCCCCTGAAAAAAACGTAGGCCAAGTGCACTTTGAAACCGCACCGCATTTCCCGATCTACATGGATTACTCGGCCACCACGCCGATCGATCCACGCGTCGCCGACAAGATGATTCCTTACCTGCGCGAGCAGTTCGGCAATCCGGCATCGCGCAGCCACATGTATGGCTGGACGGCGGAAAAAGCCGTGGAAGAGGCACGCGGCCACGTGGCGGCACTGGTAAACGCCGATCCGCGCGAAATCATCTGGACTTCCGGCGCAACGGAAAGCAACAACCTGGCCATCAAGGGCGCGGCACAGTTCTACAAGACCAAGGGCAAGCACATCATCACCGTCAAGACCGAGCACAAATCGGTGCTGGATACGGTGCGCGAACTGGAACGCATCGGCTTTGAAGCCACCTACCTGGAACCGCAGGACAATGGCCTGATCACCGTCGAGCAACTGGCTGCGGCCGTGCGCCCGGACACCATCCTCGTGTCGGTCATGCTGGTGAACAATGAAATCGGCGTGATCCAGCCTATCGACGAGATCGGCGTATTCTGCCGCTCGAAAGGCATCATCTTCCATTGCGACGCCGCGCAGGCGACGGGCAAGGTCGTCATCGACCTGCAAAAAACCAAGGTCGACCTGATGACCTTCACGGCGCACAAGACCTACGGCCCGAAAGGCGTGGGCGCGCTGTACGTCTGCCGCAAGCCGCGCGTGCGCCTGGAAGCGCAGATGCACGGCGGCGGCCACGAGCGCGGCCTGCGTTCGGGCACCCTGCCGACGCACCAGATCGTCGGCATGGGCGAAGCGTTCCGCATCGCCAAGGAAGAAATGGACAGCGAAATCGGCCGCATCCAGGCCCTGCGCGACCGCCTGGCGAAAGGCTTGCAGGAGATCGAAGAAGTCTACATCAACGGCGACATGGAACACCGCGTGCCGCATAACCTGAACGTCAGCTTCAACTACGTCGAAGGTGAGTCGCTGATCATGGCGATCAAGGATATCGCCGTGTCGTCCGGTTCGGCCTGCACCTCGGCCAGCCTGGAGCCATCGTACGTGCTGCGCGCCCTGGGCCGCAGCGACGAACTGGCGCACAGCTCGATCCGCTTCACCATCGGCCGTTTCTCGACCGAGGAAGACATCGACTTCGCCGTCAACCTGCTGAAATCGAAAGTGCACAAGCTGCGCGACCTGTCGCCGCTGTGGGACATGTTCAAGGAAGGTATCGATATCAACTCGATCCAATGGGCTGCCCACTAA
- the iscU gene encoding Fe-S cluster assembly scaffold IscU — protein MAYSDKVLDHYENPRNVGAFDKGDETIGTGMVGAPACGDVMKLQIKVGADGLIEDAKFKTYGCGSAIASSSLVTEWVKGKTLDQALSIKNTQIAEELALPPVKIHCSILAEDAIKAAVLDYKTRHPAAA, from the coding sequence ATGGCTTACTCGGACAAAGTACTCGATCACTACGAAAACCCGCGCAACGTGGGCGCTTTCGACAAGGGTGATGAAACCATCGGCACCGGCATGGTGGGCGCGCCCGCTTGCGGCGACGTCATGAAACTGCAGATCAAGGTCGGCGCCGACGGCCTGATCGAAGATGCGAAATTCAAGACCTACGGCTGCGGTTCGGCCATCGCCTCGAGCTCGCTGGTGACCGAATGGGTCAAGGGCAAGACGCTGGATCAAGCCTTGTCGATCAAGAATACGCAGATCGCGGAAGAGCTGGCCCTGCCGCCAGTGAAAATCCACTGCTCGATTCTGGCGGAAGATGCCATCAAGGCGGCAGTGCTTGACTACAAGACCCGTCACCCGGCAGCAGCTTAA
- the iscA gene encoding iron-sulfur cluster assembly protein IscA has product MITLTEKAAKHINRYIERRGKGVGLRFGVRTTGCSGLAYKLEYVDEAAAEDSVFESHGVKVFVDPKSLPYIDGTELDFAREGLNEGFKFHNPNEKDACGCGESFRI; this is encoded by the coding sequence ATGATCACACTGACCGAAAAAGCGGCGAAGCACATCAACCGTTATATCGAACGGCGCGGCAAGGGCGTGGGCCTGCGCTTTGGCGTGCGTACCACGGGCTGCTCGGGCCTGGCCTACAAGCTGGAATACGTCGATGAAGCGGCTGCCGAAGACAGCGTCTTCGAATCGCACGGCGTGAAAGTCTTCGTCGACCCGAAAAGCCTGCCGTACATCGACGGCACGGAACTCGATTTCGCGCGCGAAGGCTTGAACGAAGGCTTCAAGTTCCACAATCCGAACGAAAAAGACGCCTGCGGCTGCGGCGAAAGTTTCCGCATCTAA
- the hscB gene encoding Fe-S protein assembly co-chaperone HscB codes for MQNHFELFQLPAQFALDMPALDAAYRDVQGKVHPDRFINASSAEKRVAMQWATRANEAYQTLKSPQKRAQYLCELNGVDLQTESNTAMPVSFLMQQMEWREELGDARAGKDADALDALDRQLRGERKALLAQVAAQLDGGDYVNAAQSVRALMFLDKFGEEVRFAYEAIEA; via the coding sequence ATGCAAAACCACTTCGAATTATTCCAGTTGCCGGCCCAGTTCGCGCTCGACATGCCCGCGCTCGACGCGGCCTACCGCGACGTGCAGGGCAAGGTCCATCCCGACCGTTTCATCAATGCCAGCAGCGCCGAAAAGCGCGTCGCCATGCAGTGGGCGACACGCGCCAATGAAGCCTACCAGACCCTGAAAAGCCCGCAAAAGCGCGCGCAGTACCTGTGCGAACTCAATGGCGTCGATTTGCAGACGGAGTCGAACACGGCCATGCCGGTCAGCTTCCTGATGCAGCAGATGGAATGGCGCGAGGAACTGGGCGACGCGCGCGCCGGCAAGGATGCCGACGCGCTCGACGCGCTGGACCGCCAGCTGCGCGGTGAACGCAAGGCCCTGCTGGCCCAGGTGGCGGCCCAGCTCGACGGTGGCGATTATGTGAACGCGGCGCAAAGCGTGCGCGCCCTGATGTTCCTCGACAAATTCGGCGAGGAAGTCCGTTTTGCCTATGAGGCCATCGAGGCCTGA
- the hscA gene encoding Fe-S protein assembly chaperone HscA: MALLQISEPGMSTAPHQHRLAVGIDLGTTNSLVATVRNSIPEVLNDEEGHSLLPSVVRYLPNGHANIGYKALAAQTTDPKNTIVSVKRFMGRGLADIAYAENLPYDFQDTPGMVQLKTVAGVKSPVEVSAQILATLRQRAEDSLGDDLVGAVITVPAYFDDAQRQATKDAAQLAGINVLRLLSEPTAAAIAYGLDNASEGVYAVYDLGGGTFDISILKLSKGVFEVLSTGGDSALGGDDFDRRLFCWISEQAKLAPLSDEDTAILMVKAREIKELLSSKPETLIDAALNSGEEIHLRITAADFAAMTQHLVGKTMNAIKKALRDANVDADDVDGVVMVGGATRMPHVQRAVSEFFHTTPHANIDPDKVVALGAAIQANLLAGNRAAGDDWLLLDVIPLSLGIETMGGLVEKIIPRNSTIPCARAQEFTTFKDGQTALAVHVLQGERELVSDCRSLARFELRGIPPMVAGAARIRITYQVDADGLLSVSARELRSGVEASISVKPAYGLGDDDIARMLQDSYTSADVDMVARALREEQVEAERIVLATQSALDEDGGLLDAAERSAVDGLMQQVRDAIAQSQSGAIDHQALKLAIEALADGTEDFASRRMDRSVRTALTGKSLDQVV; the protein is encoded by the coding sequence ATGGCACTTCTGCAAATTTCCGAACCAGGCATGTCGACCGCGCCGCACCAGCACCGCCTGGCCGTCGGCATCGATCTTGGCACCACCAATTCCCTGGTCGCGACGGTCCGCAACAGCATTCCCGAGGTGCTCAACGATGAAGAAGGGCACTCGCTGCTGCCATCCGTCGTGCGCTACCTGCCGAACGGCCATGCGAACATCGGCTACAAGGCCCTGGCCGCGCAAACCACCGACCCGAAAAACACCATCGTCTCCGTGAAGCGCTTCATGGGCCGCGGCCTGGCCGATATCGCCTACGCGGAAAACCTGCCCTACGACTTCCAGGACACGCCTGGCATGGTGCAGCTGAAAACCGTGGCCGGCGTGAAAAGCCCGGTCGAGGTGTCGGCGCAAATCCTCGCCACCCTGCGCCAGCGCGCCGAGGATTCGCTGGGCGATGACCTGGTGGGCGCCGTCATTACCGTACCGGCGTATTTCGACGATGCCCAGCGCCAGGCCACGAAAGATGCCGCCCAATTGGCCGGCATCAATGTGCTGCGCCTCTTGAGCGAGCCGACGGCCGCCGCCATCGCGTATGGCCTCGATAACGCCTCCGAAGGCGTGTACGCCGTGTACGACCTCGGTGGCGGCACTTTCGACATCTCGATCCTGAAACTGAGCAAGGGCGTCTTCGAAGTGCTGTCCACGGGCGGCGACTCGGCCCTGGGCGGCGACGATTTCGACCGCCGCCTGTTCTGCTGGATCAGCGAGCAGGCCAAGCTGGCGCCGCTGTCGGACGAAGACACGGCCATCCTGATGGTCAAGGCGCGCGAAATCAAGGAATTGCTGTCGAGCAAGCCGGAAACGCTGATCGACGCGGCCCTGAACTCGGGCGAGGAAATCCACCTGCGCATCACGGCGGCCGATTTTGCCGCCATGACGCAGCACCTGGTGGGCAAGACCATGAACGCCATCAAGAAGGCCTTGCGCGACGCGAACGTGGATGCGGACGACGTCGACGGCGTGGTGATGGTGGGCGGCGCCACGCGCATGCCGCACGTGCAGCGCGCCGTCAGCGAATTCTTCCACACGACGCCGCACGCGAACATCGACCCGGACAAAGTGGTGGCGCTGGGCGCCGCCATCCAGGCCAACTTGCTGGCGGGCAACCGCGCCGCCGGCGACGACTGGCTGCTGCTGGACGTGATCCCGCTGTCGCTGGGCATCGAAACCATGGGCGGCCTGGTGGAAAAGATCATCCCGCGCAATTCGACGATCCCATGCGCGCGTGCGCAGGAATTCACGACCTTCAAGGATGGCCAGACGGCGCTGGCCGTGCACGTGCTGCAGGGCGAGCGCGAACTGGTCAGCGACTGCCGTTCGCTGGCGCGCTTTGAACTGCGCGGCATTCCGCCGATGGTGGCGGGCGCCGCGCGCATCCGCATCACGTATCAAGTCGATGCGGACGGCTTGCTGTCCGTCTCGGCGCGCGAACTGCGCTCGGGCGTGGAAGCGTCGATCAGCGTCAAGCCGGCCTACGGCCTGGGCGACGACGACATCGCGCGCATGCTGCAGGATTCCTACACCTCGGCCGACGTCGACATGGTGGCGCGCGCCCTGCGCGAAGAGCAGGTGGAAGCGGAACGCATCGTGCTGGCCACGCAGTCGGCGCTGGACGAGGACGGCGGCTTGCTGGACGCCGCCGAACGGTCCGCCGTCGACGGCCTGATGCAGCAGGTGCGCGACGCCATTGCCCAGTCGCAAAGCGGCGCCATCGACCACCAGGCCTTGAAGCTGGCGATCGAGGCGCTGGCCGACGGCACCGAGGATTTCGCCTCGCGCCGCATGGACCGCAGCGTGCGCACGGCCCTGACCGGTAAATCGCTCGACCAGGTCGTGTGA
- the fdx gene encoding ISC system 2Fe-2S type ferredoxin: MPQIVILPHAKLCPDGAVIEAPAGKSICDILLENDIDIEHACEKSCACTTCHVLVREGIESLNEATELEEDMLDKAWGLEAVSRLSCQSIVAEADLVVEIPKYTINQVSEGSH, from the coding sequence ATGCCCCAAATCGTCATTCTGCCGCACGCCAAGCTTTGCCCGGACGGCGCCGTCATCGAAGCCCCTGCCGGCAAGTCCATCTGCGACATCCTGCTGGAAAACGACATCGACATCGAGCACGCCTGCGAAAAATCGTGCGCCTGCACCACTTGCCACGTGCTGGTGCGCGAGGGCATCGAATCGCTGAACGAGGCGACGGAACTGGAAGAAGACATGCTGGACAAGGCCTGGGGCCTGGAAGCCGTGTCGCGCCTGTCGTGCCAGTCCATCGTGGCCGAGGCCGACCTCGTCGTCGAAATCCCGAAATACACGATCAACCAGGTCAGCGAAGGCAGCCACTAA
- the iscX gene encoding Fe-S cluster assembly protein IscX produces the protein MKWSDIHVIAEALYDAHPDIDPLTVRFTDLHNWVVELDGFDDDHTRGGEKVLEAIQMAWIDEAR, from the coding sequence ATGAAATGGTCCGACATTCACGTGATCGCCGAGGCGCTGTACGACGCGCATCCGGACATCGATCCCCTGACCGTGCGTTTCACCGACCTGCATAACTGGGTGGTGGAGCTGGACGGCTTCGACGATGACCACACGCGCGGCGGCGAAAAGGTGCTCGAGGCGATACAGATGGCGTGGATCGATGAAGCGCGCTAA
- a CDS encoding class I SAM-dependent methyltransferase yields MKRAKDAVPAAAAPAPKDIITAASNMPEIKDGQSVALLQELHILTRDGKMNQDSRRKLKQVYHLTQFIEPLLREVQLDHPGVSLVDHGAGKSYLGFILYDLFFKNGNDGSHIYGIETREELVQRSQELAKKFKFPGMSFLPLSVAESTESKLLPRQIDIVTALHACNTATDDAIHFALKKKAKFMVLVPCCQAEVASVLKKNKGKSLGKNVLTELWRHPLHTREFGSQITNVLRCLQLEAHGYQVSVTELVGWEHSMKNELIIASYKNLPRQRPTERLQEVLQTLGLEEMGHRFFAEELAKAQA; encoded by the coding sequence ATGAAGCGCGCTAAGGACGCGGTGCCCGCCGCCGCGGCTCCTGCGCCGAAAGACATCATCACGGCCGCCAGCAACATGCCCGAGATCAAGGATGGCCAGTCGGTCGCCTTGCTGCAGGAATTGCACATCCTGACGCGCGACGGCAAGATGAACCAGGACAGCCGCCGCAAGCTCAAGCAGGTGTACCACCTGACGCAGTTCATCGAGCCGCTGCTGCGCGAAGTGCAGCTCGACCATCCCGGCGTGTCGCTGGTCGACCATGGCGCCGGCAAGTCCTACCTGGGCTTCATCCTGTACGACCTGTTCTTCAAGAATGGCAACGACGGTTCGCACATCTACGGCATCGAGACGCGCGAAGAGCTGGTGCAGCGCTCGCAGGAATTGGCGAAGAAATTCAAGTTCCCCGGCATGTCCTTCCTGCCCCTTTCCGTGGCCGAATCGACGGAATCGAAGCTGCTGCCCAGGCAGATCGACATCGTCACGGCCCTGCATGCGTGCAACACGGCCACCGATGACGCGATTCACTTTGCCCTGAAGAAAAAGGCGAAATTCATGGTGCTGGTGCCATGTTGCCAGGCCGAAGTGGCTTCCGTCTTGAAGAAGAACAAGGGTAAGAGCCTGGGCAAGAATGTCTTGACGGAACTGTGGCGCCATCCGCTGCATACGCGCGAGTTCGGCAGCCAGATCACCAACGTGCTGCGCTGCCTGCAGCTGGAAGCCCATGGCTACCAGGTCAGCGTGACGGAGCTGGTGGGCTGGGAGCATTCGATGAAGAATGAACTGATCATCGCCAGCTACAAGAACCTGCCGCGCCAGCGTCCGACCGAGCGCCTGCAGGAAGTGCTGCAGACCCTGGGCCTGGAAGAGATGGGCCACCGTTTCTTTGCCGAGGAACTGGCGAAGGCGCAAGCCTGA
- a CDS encoding rRNA pseudouridine synthase: MTTPIAMPTVRLAKRLSEDVPCSRREAELYIEGGWVTVDGVLVEEAGARVADNQTVVLLPNATLEEMPPVTILLHKPAGINGGVGAEGKPALSCLRPEEIFTPENVAPSSVTRFLKRHLIGLTITNPLETMASGLLVFTQDFRVARKLVDEAKTVEQEFIVEVTGDIMENGLALLNHGLPFNGKPLPPIKVSWQNETRLRFALKNVQPGQIAHMCKMVGLDVVAMKRLRIGRISMGAMPVGQWRYLQGYERF, translated from the coding sequence ATGACCACACCAATTGCAATGCCCACCGTCCGCCTGGCCAAGCGCCTGTCTGAAGACGTGCCCTGTTCGCGCCGCGAGGCCGAGCTGTATATCGAGGGCGGCTGGGTGACGGTCGACGGCGTGCTGGTGGAAGAGGCGGGCGCGCGCGTGGCCGACAACCAGACCGTGGTGCTGCTGCCGAACGCCACCCTGGAAGAAATGCCGCCCGTGACGATCTTGCTGCACAAGCCGGCCGGCATCAATGGCGGCGTGGGCGCGGAAGGCAAGCCGGCCCTGAGCTGCCTGCGTCCCGAAGAGATTTTCACGCCCGAGAACGTTGCGCCCAGCTCCGTCACGCGCTTCCTGAAACGCCACCTGATCGGCCTGACCATCACCAATCCGCTGGAAACCATGGCTTCCGGCCTGCTGGTGTTCACGCAGGATTTCCGCGTCGCCCGCAAGCTGGTCGACGAAGCGAAAACGGTGGAGCAGGAATTCATCGTGGAAGTGACCGGCGACATCATGGAAAACGGCCTGGCGCTGCTGAACCATGGCTTGCCCTTCAATGGCAAGCCTTTGCCGCCGATCAAGGTCAGCTGGCAGAACGAGACGCGCTTGCGTTTCGCCCTGAAAAACGTGCAGCCAGGCCAGATCGCCCACATGTGCAAGATGGTGGGCCTGGACGTGGTGGCCATGAAGCGCTTGCGCATCGGCCGCATTTCGATGGGCGCCATGCCTGTCGGGCAATGGCGCTATCTGCAGGGCTACGAGAGATTCTAA
- a CDS encoding group III truncated hemoglobin: protein MNNTAPLPHTRFAKYRAEVCSEDEVKQLVHTFYAAARDDAMLGPIFAAEVKDWDAHLATLVDFWSGLLRGTMRYHGKPLAQHAQMEHLTPCMFRRWLTLFFATTEAMGNPALQEKADTIALNIAERLWKSFAESHSIVAPQL from the coding sequence ATGAATAATACAGCCCCCCTCCCCCACACCCGTTTTGCCAAATACCGCGCGGAAGTCTGCAGCGAAGACGAAGTCAAGCAGCTCGTGCATACCTTTTATGCAGCCGCGCGCGATGACGCCATGCTCGGCCCCATCTTTGCCGCCGAGGTCAAGGATTGGGACGCCCACCTGGCCACCCTCGTTGATTTCTGGTCCGGATTGCTGCGCGGCACCATGCGCTACCACGGCAAGCCGCTGGCCCAGCACGCGCAGATGGAACACCTGACGCCATGCATGTTCCGCCGCTGGCTGACCCTGTTCTTTGCCACCACGGAAGCCATGGGCAACCCGGCCCTGCAAGAGAAGGCCGACACCATCGCCTTGAATATTGCCGAACGGCTATGGAAAAGCTTTGCAGAAAGCCATTCCATCGTGGCGCCGCAGCTTTAG
- a CDS encoding RDD family protein yields the protein MPNSTPAASNTSLPSIKRRLISMVYESLLALAVLFLPFLVFELAVQGAHTPLTEHMRQCLAFLVMGAYFIHQWSREGQTLAMKTWRLKVVLPGHAHVPLRVAACRYLLAWMWLLPALVLSYALDLQHWAALGAIGIGMLAWSATALFTGNGQFLHDKLLGTQIVQLPAPAKKSKKVAA from the coding sequence ATGCCAAATAGCACGCCTGCTGCCAGCAACACTTCCCTCCCGAGTATCAAGCGCCGCCTGATTTCCATGGTGTATGAGTCGCTGCTGGCCCTGGCCGTGCTGTTTCTGCCATTCCTCGTGTTCGAGCTGGCCGTGCAGGGCGCGCACACGCCGTTGACGGAACACATGCGCCAATGCCTGGCCTTCCTCGTCATGGGCGCGTATTTCATCCACCAGTGGAGCCGCGAAGGGCAGACGCTGGCCATGAAGACGTGGCGCCTGAAAGTGGTGCTGCCGGGCCACGCCCATGTGCCGCTGCGCGTGGCCGCCTGCCGCTACCTGCTGGCCTGGATGTGGCTGCTGCCGGCGCTCGTGCTGTCGTATGCGCTGGACTTGCAGCACTGGGCGGCCCTGGGCGCCATCGGCATCGGCATGCTGGCCTGGTCGGCCACGGCCCTGTTCACGGGCAATGGCCAGTTCCTGCACGACAAGCTGCTCGGCACGCAGATCGTGCAATTGCCGGCGCCCGCGAAGAAGTCGAAGAAAGTCGCCGCCTGA
- a CDS encoding DUF3106 domain-containing protein: MARISVRNGWIAAGIGLGACALAGASWVGAQQHAAPPAAAVVAAPAAKAGDPAAKPAAPRAGSKAGAPQSTDKLQWNRLSRAQQEALQPLAGEWNKLDALRRQKWLDIANRYASMKPDEQARVHERMREWIKLTPEQRRLVRENYTRTKKIDPGQKSAQWEQYQQLPEDQKKKLAAEPVPKKPLGKVPALNSTTTKPAVIMAPATPVTVAPAAPAAPASVAPALPAAALPATAPAALPPAASPLPNAVPVTPPTTPAPLPTNAK; this comes from the coding sequence ATGGCACGCATCAGCGTACGCAACGGCTGGATCGCCGCAGGCATCGGCCTGGGCGCCTGCGCCCTGGCCGGCGCTTCCTGGGTTGGCGCGCAGCAACATGCGGCGCCGCCCGCAGCCGCCGTCGTCGCCGCACCGGCAGCCAAGGCGGGCGACCCTGCCGCCAAGCCGGCCGCGCCACGCGCCGGCAGCAAGGCTGGCGCACCGCAGAGCACCGACAAACTGCAGTGGAACAGGCTGTCGCGCGCGCAGCAGGAAGCCTTGCAGCCGCTGGCCGGCGAATGGAACAAGCTCGACGCCTTGCGCCGCCAGAAATGGCTGGACATCGCCAACCGCTACGCCTCGATGAAGCCGGACGAACAGGCGCGCGTGCACGAGCGCATGCGCGAGTGGATCAAGCTGACGCCCGAGCAGCGCCGACTCGTGCGTGAAAATTACACGCGCACCAAGAAGATTGATCCAGGTCAAAAGTCCGCACAGTGGGAGCAATACCAGCAGTTGCCGGAAGATCAAAAGAAAAAACTGGCGGCCGAACCCGTGCCGAAAAAGCCGCTGGGCAAAGTCCCCGCGCTCAATTCGACTACCACCAAGCCGGCCGTGATCATGGCGCCCGCCACGCCCGTGACCGTCGCACCGGCGGCACCCGCAGCGCCGGCAAGCGTGGCGCCCGCATTGCCGGCGGCGGCCTTGCCCGCCACTGCGCCAGCCGCGCTGCCGCCTGCCGCCAGCCCGCTACCGAACGCCGTGCCCGTCACGCCACCCACCACGCCTGCCCCACTGCCAACCAATGCCAAATAG